The Saccharomonospora glauca K62 genome has a segment encoding these proteins:
- a CDS encoding sensor histidine kinase: MIRRTALPARTLRARITVLATSLVAVVSVVLLWLAWRLVGDSVAAVPQLPPGTLVQVDGVDVEASVLADHLREQARERMVAAGLTAFVFVVTAGSILAWTLTSRVLRPLREITDTARRLSVESMGERIGEVSSRDELAELARTFDAMLDRLQAAFEAQRHFVANASHELRTPLAVIRTELDVTLSDEEADEAELRRMAGVVRDATDRAERLVNSLLLLARTDSTELAVTERVDLTEVVDSAWRAVKANAERKGVTARFDLGEAETVGDPALLERVAGNLLENGVTHNVENGWIEATVRPGDGPWVVLTVRSSGGVVEPETVAELFEPFRRAGVARTARTGAGLGLSIVQAAVRAHGGSVRAEPVPGGGLAVEVRLPAAR; encoded by the coding sequence GTGATTCGCCGCACCGCTCTTCCCGCGCGAACACTGCGCGCCCGCATCACCGTGCTCGCGACCTCGCTCGTCGCCGTTGTGAGCGTGGTCCTGTTGTGGTTGGCATGGCGGCTCGTCGGTGACTCGGTCGCCGCCGTGCCCCAGCTTCCGCCCGGAACGCTCGTGCAGGTGGACGGCGTCGACGTGGAGGCGTCCGTGCTCGCCGACCATCTGCGGGAGCAGGCACGCGAACGGATGGTGGCGGCGGGCCTCACCGCGTTCGTGTTCGTGGTGACGGCGGGCAGCATTCTCGCGTGGACGTTGACCTCCCGCGTGCTGCGGCCGTTGCGGGAGATCACCGACACCGCCCGGCGACTGTCGGTGGAGTCGATGGGCGAGCGTATCGGCGAGGTCAGCAGCCGTGACGAGTTGGCCGAACTCGCCCGCACCTTCGACGCCATGCTCGACCGTCTCCAGGCGGCCTTCGAGGCCCAGCGGCACTTCGTGGCCAACGCCAGTCACGAGCTGCGTACCCCCTTGGCGGTCATTCGTACCGAGTTGGACGTGACGTTGTCCGACGAGGAGGCCGACGAGGCGGAACTGCGTCGGATGGCGGGCGTGGTGCGGGACGCGACCGACCGTGCCGAACGTCTGGTGAACTCGCTGTTGCTGCTCGCCCGCACCGACAGCACGGAACTCGCGGTGACCGAGCGGGTGGACCTGACCGAGGTCGTGGACAGCGCGTGGCGCGCGGTCAAGGCCAATGCCGAACGCAAAGGCGTCACCGCCCGGTTCGACCTCGGCGAGGCGGAGACGGTCGGCGATCCGGCCCTGCTGGAACGCGTCGCCGGGAACCTGTTGGAAAACGGCGTCACCCACAATGTCGAGAACGGGTGGATCGAGGCCACCGTGCGTCCCGGAGACGGTCCGTGGGTGGTGCTCACCGTGCGGTCGTCCGGCGGTGTCGTCGAACCCGAGACCGTGGCCGAGTTGTTCGAACCGTTCCGCAGGGCCGGGGTCGCCCGAACCGCTCGCACCGGCGCGGGCCTGGGGTT